A DNA window from Anaerobaca lacustris contains the following coding sequences:
- a CDS encoding SGNH/GDSL hydrolase family protein, with translation MAESGSTKKATTRREFISQAAAGLTATSLLSASGCSRSMARVSGREGGLIGPGNVVLFQGDSITDAGRDRRREDNANDTRALGTGYAFLAAAALLADHSEAKLTVYNRGISGHKVFQLAERWDKDCIALKPDVVSILIGVNDIWHTLNGQYDGTIEVYERDYRALLERTKRELPGVKLVVCEPFVLRCGAVNDKWFPEFDGYRAAARQVATAFDAVFVPFQTMFDEAVRTTPPDYWAGDGVHPTIAGAARMAQTWLQAVSTART, from the coding sequence ATGGCAGAATCTGGTTCAACGAAAAAGGCGACTACGCGGCGTGAATTCATCAGCCAGGCCGCCGCCGGGTTAACCGCAACATCACTGTTGTCCGCATCAGGTTGCTCCCGCTCGATGGCCAGGGTATCCGGCCGCGAGGGCGGGCTGATCGGGCCCGGCAACGTCGTCCTGTTCCAGGGCGATTCCATCACGGACGCCGGCCGCGACAGGAGAAGGGAAGACAACGCCAACGATACAAGGGCACTGGGGACCGGATACGCCTTCCTTGCGGCTGCCGCCCTGCTGGCCGATCACAGCGAAGCGAAGCTGACGGTCTACAATCGCGGCATCAGCGGGCACAAGGTCTTCCAGCTCGCCGAACGCTGGGACAAGGACTGCATCGCCCTGAAGCCCGACGTCGTCAGCATCCTGATCGGCGTCAACGACATCTGGCATACGCTCAACGGTCAGTACGACGGCACGATCGAGGTCTACGAACGAGACTATCGCGCCCTTCTCGAACGGACGAAGCGCGAACTACCCGGCGTGAAACTGGTCGTCTGCGAACCGTTCGTGCTCCGCTGCGGCGCCGTGAACGACAAGTGGTTCCCCGAATTCGACGGCTATCGGGCGGCCGCCCGGCAGGTCGCGACGGCCTTCGATGCCGTGTTCGTGCCGTTCCAGACAATGTTCGACGAGGCCGTGCGAACGACGCCGCCCGACTACTGGGCCGGTGACGGCGTGCACCCGACCATCGCCGGCGCCGCACGGATGGCCCAAACGTGGCTCCAGGCCGTCTCGACCGCCCGAACGTAA
- the typA gene encoding translational GTPase TypA yields MYAETVRNVAIIAHVDHGKTTLVDQLLYQSGMFREGELDKLAGGEYGLIMDSNPIERERGITILSKNCAIQYIDADSSVYKINIVDTPGHADFGGEVERVLKMTDGVLLVVDAFEGPMPQTRFVLGKALQHGLKPILVVNKADRLDSRPDDVVNEVFDLFVDLGADDEALDFPVLFASAKEGWATKDLAKPNDNLKPVYDAIIRSVPAPKVDPDRPLQMLVTTLEYSDYVGRVAIGKVFAGRLTQAQPVTVIDKDGRHTQQKVVQLYEFERLGKKPSLTAQAGDICAVAGLDPVDIGDTIACPDEPSALPIVAIDEPTMSMTFHVNNGPFAGKEGKYVTSLNLRDRLYKELQTNVALRVQPGGNADAYIVSGRGLMHLGILLENMRREGYEVCVGKPEVIIKMVNGFRQEPIERLVIECPAECQSAVMSLIGNRRSEMLKMDSKRGVSDYVHMEFMIPSRGLFGLNARILTATQGRAVMHHTFERYEPMRGSIPQRQAGVMIATETGIVTAYALDALYDRGVFFVKPGDEVYEGQVVGEHCKDNDIPVNATKAKQLTNIRTSSKDDAARVRPPRLMSLEVCLEYIQQDELVEVCPKSIRVRKRLLKETDRRRAARRTG; encoded by the coding sequence ATGTACGCTGAGACGGTTCGTAATGTGGCGATCATTGCCCACGTGGACCATGGAAAAACGACGCTGGTGGATCAGCTCCTGTATCAATCGGGGATGTTCCGCGAGGGGGAACTGGACAAACTGGCCGGGGGCGAGTACGGCCTGATCATGGACTCCAACCCGATCGAACGTGAGCGCGGGATCACCATTCTAAGCAAGAACTGTGCGATCCAGTACATCGACGCCGACAGCAGCGTGTACAAGATCAACATCGTCGATACGCCGGGCCACGCCGATTTCGGCGGCGAGGTCGAGCGCGTCCTCAAGATGACCGACGGTGTCCTGCTGGTGGTCGATGCCTTCGAGGGGCCCATGCCGCAGACGCGATTCGTGCTGGGCAAGGCCCTCCAGCATGGACTCAAGCCCATCCTCGTGGTCAACAAGGCCGACCGTCTGGACTCGCGGCCCGACGACGTGGTCAACGAGGTCTTCGACCTGTTCGTCGATCTCGGCGCCGACGATGAGGCGCTGGATTTTCCCGTTCTATTCGCCTCGGCCAAGGAGGGCTGGGCCACCAAGGACCTGGCCAAACCCAATGACAATCTCAAGCCGGTGTACGACGCCATCATCCGTTCCGTTCCGGCCCCGAAGGTCGATCCCGACCGTCCCCTCCAGATGCTGGTGACCACGCTGGAGTATTCGGATTACGTCGGGCGGGTGGCGATCGGCAAGGTCTTCGCCGGGCGGCTGACGCAGGCCCAGCCGGTGACGGTGATCGACAAGGACGGACGCCACACGCAGCAGAAAGTGGTGCAGTTGTACGAGTTCGAACGGCTGGGCAAGAAGCCGTCGCTGACCGCCCAAGCCGGCGACATCTGCGCCGTAGCGGGCCTGGACCCGGTCGATATCGGCGATACGATCGCCTGCCCGGATGAGCCCAGCGCGCTGCCGATCGTGGCGATCGACGAGCCGACGATGAGCATGACGTTCCACGTCAACAACGGCCCGTTCGCCGGAAAGGAAGGCAAGTACGTTACGTCGCTGAACCTTCGCGACCGCCTGTACAAGGAGCTTCAGACCAATGTGGCGTTGCGGGTCCAGCCGGGCGGGAACGCGGACGCCTACATCGTTTCGGGACGCGGGCTGATGCACCTTGGCATCCTGCTGGAGAACATGCGTCGCGAGGGCTATGAGGTCTGCGTGGGCAAGCCGGAGGTCATCATCAAGATGGTCAACGGATTCCGGCAGGAGCCGATCGAGCGGCTGGTGATCGAATGTCCCGCCGAGTGCCAGAGCGCCGTGATGAGCCTGATCGGCAACCGCCGCAGCGAGATGCTGAAGATGGACTCCAAGAGGGGCGTCAGCGACTATGTCCACATGGAGTTCATGATCCCGTCGCGCGGGCTGTTCGGCCTCAACGCCCGTATCCTGACGGCGACGCAGGGCCGCGCTGTGATGCACCATACGTTCGAGCGGTATGAGCCGATGCGCGGGTCGATCCCGCAGCGGCAGGCGGGCGTGATGATCGCGACCGAGACGGGCATCGTCACGGCCTACGCGCTCGATGCGCTGTACGATCGCGGCGTGTTCTTCGTCAAGCCGGGCGACGAGGTCTACGAAGGCCAGGTCGTCGGCGAGCATTGCAAGGACAACGACATCCCCGTGAACGCGACGAAGGCCAAGCAGCTCACGAACATTCGCACCTCGTCGAAGGACGATGCCGCCCGCGTGCGTCCGCCTCGCCTGATGAGCCTGGAGGTGTGTCTGGAGTACATCCAGCAGGACGAGCTGGTGGAGGTCTGCCCGAAGTCAATCCGGGTTCGCAAGCGCCTGCTCAAGGAAACCGACCGACGCCGTGCGGCCCGGCGCACGGGCTGA
- a CDS encoding ABC-F family ATP-binding cassette domain-containing protein, protein MAIVTLQDIHKAFGSEIVLDRLTVAFHPGEKVGMVGPNGSGKSTILKLITGAVLPEMGRVIRQKGLRIGYLPQEATFSGQRTVIEEMHAGVDHLLRLQATIHQVSGEMESLSGSALQAKMAQYDRLTRDFELAGGYEYEIRINATLAAMGFEPELYHARTTALSGGQLSRLGLAQVLMLETDLLLLDEPTNHLDLQATEWLEHFLSNYRGAAILISHDRYLLDRVVCKIVEVENHKAQVWNGNYGIYTQTKETVRLQQEREHAKRAEMVEKTLDFIARNKDQEGMRGTARGRKTRLNRLLKENPDFLDKPTDQKTIHFSFGKTGRTSDIVLRCEGLRKSFGDLTLFEDLTFDILHGERLGITGPNGTGKSTLLKLALGRIEPSAGTIRVGASLRVGYLDQHGDVLDPARTVLDEARSVRPDLSAEQVRSRLGAFLFSGDDVFKQCGDLSGGQRNRLMLCKLVLTEPDVLVMDEPTNHLDIASREMLEAALDAYAGTIVVVSHDRYFLDRSVDRLLVVGTDELGNRSLGRTEFVVGEPAYSVYASLIRQRNEAAQQAKRSDKDNARKSRSSAAAGDKARTATPEELRRFNKYSPEQIEEMILELEREIEQMKERFGDADLYKNPDHIGQLQRDYDAKTVELDLLYRAYDHRIG, encoded by the coding sequence ATGGCCATCGTAACGCTGCAAGACATACACAAAGCCTTTGGCTCGGAGATCGTGCTCGACCGATTGACCGTGGCGTTCCATCCGGGCGAAAAGGTCGGCATGGTCGGCCCGAACGGCTCGGGCAAGAGCACGATCCTCAAGCTCATCACCGGGGCCGTGCTGCCCGAGATGGGGCGGGTCATCCGCCAGAAGGGCCTGCGCATCGGCTATCTGCCCCAGGAAGCCACCTTCAGCGGGCAGCGGACGGTGATAGAGGAGATGCACGCCGGCGTCGATCACCTGCTTCGGCTCCAGGCGACCATCCACCAGGTCTCCGGGGAAATGGAGAGCCTCAGCGGCTCGGCCCTCCAGGCCAAGATGGCGCAGTACGACCGTCTGACCCGCGATTTCGAGCTGGCCGGCGGCTACGAATACGAAATCCGCATCAACGCGACGCTGGCGGCGATGGGCTTCGAGCCCGAACTGTACCACGCCAGGACCACGGCACTGAGCGGCGGGCAGCTCTCACGGCTCGGGCTGGCCCAGGTCCTGATGCTCGAAACCGACCTGCTGCTGCTCGACGAGCCGACCAACCACCTCGACCTCCAGGCCACCGAGTGGCTGGAGCATTTTCTGAGCAACTACCGCGGCGCCGCCATCCTCATCAGTCACGACCGCTACCTGCTCGACAGAGTCGTCTGCAAGATCGTCGAGGTCGAGAACCACAAGGCCCAGGTCTGGAACGGCAACTACGGGATCTACACGCAGACCAAGGAAACCGTCCGCCTCCAGCAGGAGCGGGAACACGCCAAGCGGGCCGAGATGGTCGAAAAGACGCTCGACTTCATCGCCCGTAACAAGGACCAGGAAGGCATGCGCGGCACCGCCCGGGGCCGCAAGACCCGCCTGAACCGCCTGCTCAAGGAGAACCCCGACTTCCTGGACAAACCCACCGACCAGAAGACGATCCACTTCTCCTTCGGCAAGACCGGCCGCACCAGCGATATCGTCCTGCGGTGCGAGGGCCTGCGAAAGTCGTTCGGCGACCTGACGCTGTTCGAGGATCTGACGTTCGACATCCTTCACGGCGAACGGCTCGGCATCACCGGTCCCAACGGCACCGGCAAGAGCACCCTGCTCAAGCTCGCCCTCGGCCGCATCGAGCCCTCGGCGGGCACGATTCGCGTGGGCGCCAGCCTGCGGGTCGGCTATCTCGATCAGCACGGAGACGTGCTTGACCCGGCCAGGACGGTCCTCGACGAGGCGCGGAGCGTTCGGCCCGATCTGTCGGCCGAGCAGGTCCGAAGCCGCCTGGGCGCATTCCTGTTCTCCGGCGACGATGTCTTCAAGCAGTGCGGCGACCTCAGCGGAGGACAGCGCAACCGCCTGATGCTCTGCAAGCTTGTGCTGACCGAGCCCGACGTGCTGGTCATGGACGAACCGACCAACCACCTCGACATCGCCAGCCGGGAGATGCTCGAAGCGGCGCTCGACGCATACGCCGGGACAATCGTCGTGGTCAGCCACGACCGCTACTTCCTCGACCGTTCCGTGGACAGACTCCTCGTCGTCGGGACCGACGAACTGGGCAATCGGAGCCTAGGCCGAACCGAATTCGTCGTCGGGGAGCCCGCCTACTCGGTCTATGCCTCCCTGATTCGCCAACGGAACGAGGCCGCCCAGCAGGCCAAACGATCCGACAAAGACAACGCCCGCAAGAGCCGATCGTCCGCTGCCGCCGGCGACAAGGCCCGGACCGCAACGCCCGAAGAGCTTCGACGGTTCAACAAGTACTCCCCCGAACAGATCGAGGAGATGATCCTCGAACTCGAACGCGAGATCGAGCAGATGAAAGAGCGCTTCGGCGACGCGGACCTGTACAAGAACCCCGACCATATCGGGCAGCTCCAGCGCGACTACGACGCCAAGACAGTCGAGCTCGATCTGCTCTACCGCGCCTACGACCACCGCATCGGGTGA
- the ffh gene encoding signal recognition particle protein, with amino-acid sequence MFESLTEKLNSVFKSLSGRGRITESNISDAMRDVRKALLEADVNYNIVKQFCKDVRDAALGAEVIKSLHPGQVLIKIVNDELTKLMGPVDTRIYFVSPGPTIILLAGLQGCGKTTTAAKLGNYLVSKGKRPLMVADDLQRPAAIEQLKVLGEQTGIPVYSEEIKDAVRVARNAIKHAKDSGNDVVIVDTAGRLHIDEEMMTEVANVAKAITPHQIYLVCDSMTGQDAVNSAKEFNERLELDGVILTKLDGDARGGAALSVKAVTGKPIKFIGVGEKLDKLEEFHPDRMASRILGMGDVVTLVEKAQEQFDAEEAARFQKKMAKGSFGFDDFLKQMQAVKKMGGLKDMLKLMPGLGGQLKDVDLDGSELKQMEAIVHSMTPKERRDPDLIDPPRRRRIAAGSGTQPNDVSSLVKTFKRSRDMMKAVSGGSFGGLKALFSGGFNMEAMSAQMTGGRKIKQRSKRKRVIKRRGKIKKQR; translated from the coding sequence GTGTTCGAGTCATTGACGGAAAAACTCAATTCGGTCTTCAAGTCGCTGTCGGGACGCGGCCGCATCACCGAGTCCAACATCTCCGACGCCATGCGGGATGTCCGCAAGGCCCTGCTGGAGGCCGACGTCAACTACAATATCGTCAAGCAGTTCTGCAAGGACGTTCGCGACGCGGCCCTGGGCGCCGAGGTCATCAAGAGCCTGCACCCCGGGCAGGTCCTGATCAAGATCGTCAATGACGAGCTGACCAAGTTGATGGGGCCGGTCGACACGCGGATCTACTTCGTCTCGCCCGGTCCGACGATCATCCTGCTGGCGGGCCTTCAGGGCTGCGGCAAGACGACCACGGCCGCCAAGCTCGGCAACTATCTCGTCTCCAAAGGCAAACGTCCGCTGATGGTGGCCGACGACCTCCAGCGTCCGGCGGCCATCGAGCAGCTCAAGGTCCTCGGCGAGCAGACGGGCATCCCCGTCTACAGCGAAGAGATCAAGGATGCCGTCCGGGTGGCCCGCAACGCCATCAAGCACGCCAAGGACAGCGGCAACGACGTGGTCATCGTCGACACCGCCGGCCGTCTGCACATCGACGAAGAGATGATGACCGAGGTGGCCAACGTCGCCAAGGCCATCACGCCGCACCAGATCTATCTCGTCTGCGACTCGATGACCGGCCAGGACGCCGTCAACAGCGCCAAGGAGTTCAACGAACGCCTCGAACTCGACGGCGTCATCCTCACCAAGCTCGACGGCGACGCCCGAGGCGGCGCGGCGCTGAGCGTCAAGGCCGTCACCGGAAAGCCCATCAAGTTCATCGGCGTCGGCGAGAAGCTCGACAAGCTCGAAGAGTTTCACCCCGACCGCATGGCCAGCCGCATCCTCGGCATGGGCGACGTCGTCACCCTCGTCGAGAAGGCCCAGGAACAGTTCGACGCCGAAGAAGCCGCCAGATTCCAAAAGAAGATGGCCAAGGGCAGCTTCGGGTTCGACGACTTCCTCAAGCAGATGCAGGCCGTCAAGAAGATGGGCGGCCTCAAGGACATGCTCAAGCTCATGCCCGGCCTCGGCGGCCAGCTCAAGGACGTCGATCTCGACGGCAGCGAGCTCAAGCAGATGGAGGCGATCGTCCATTCGATGACGCCGAAGGAGCGTCGCGATCCGGACCTGATCGACCCGCCGAGACGACGGCGAATCGCCGCCGGCAGCGGGACCCAGCCGAACGACGTCTCCAGTCTGGTCAAGACCTTCAAACGCAGCCGCGATATGATGAAGGCGGTCAGCGGCGGCAGCTTCGGCGGGCTCAAGGCCCTGTTCTCCGGCGGCTTCAACATGGAGGCCATGAGCGCCCAGATGACCGGCGGACGCAAGATCAAGCAGCGATCCAAACGCAAACGCGTCATCAAACGCCGGGGAAAAATCAAGAAGCAGCGGTAG
- a CDS encoding GyrI-like domain-containing protein, translated as MNSEVSICQVEPQLVVGMRKQGTYAEIGTMIATVWRFAAGSGAQIVGRPTFICHETPKEAMKANEQSNADVEVVVPVTRKVTGTDRVTCYELPGGQMARIVHKGPYETCAPTYKKLFAWIAGNHKKVIGPTREVYLNDPRKVSPDELLTEIYAPIK; from the coding sequence ATGAACAGTGAGGTGAGTATCTGTCAGGTGGAACCGCAACTGGTGGTCGGGATGCGCAAACAGGGCACCTACGCCGAGATCGGCACGATGATCGCCACCGTGTGGCGTTTTGCCGCCGGAAGCGGCGCGCAGATCGTCGGACGTCCCACCTTCATCTGCCACGAGACGCCCAAGGAAGCGATGAAAGCCAACGAGCAGAGCAATGCCGACGTCGAGGTCGTCGTCCCGGTCACCAGGAAGGTCACCGGCACCGACCGCGTGACCTGCTACGAGCTGCCCGGCGGGCAGATGGCCCGGATCGTCCACAAGGGCCCCTATGAGACGTGCGCGCCGACGTACAAGAAGCTGTTCGCCTGGATCGCCGGCAATCACAAAAAGGTGATCGGCCCGACGAGAGAGGTCTACCTCAACGACCCCCGAAAGGTCTCCCCCGACGAGCTGCTCACCGAGATCTACGCCCCCATCAAGTGA
- a CDS encoding M16 family metallopeptidase: MEQKTDKYVLSNGMVLLGEPMGGVESVAFELMLPAGAARMPEGACGAANVISDWVFRGAGDRDNRQLGDALDGLGLHRSDSVGSSHLCVGAALESSNLAEALTLHADAILRAHLSDEEFAPARQLALEGVLAVDDEPRQKVMLELRKRFYPAPLGRSTLGVIEDLERLDAGRVREIVRTRFDIGRTILSVAGKYDFDAVCGQVESLFGACESLDSGAVRVGTRTGGYTHIPNEGAQVHIGVMTDAVPFTGDDYYDIRVATSVLSGGMSARLFTEVREKRGLCYAIGARYHSLKDAAGIMCYAGTTPDKAQETLDVIIAEFRRLAEGIGDEELERAKVGLKSSLIMQSESSGSRAGAIGSDYYMLGRVRPLEEIKERIDRTTVDSIVEALKRQPFESFTVVTIGPREVRVE, translated from the coding sequence ATGGAGCAGAAGACGGACAAATACGTATTGAGCAACGGCATGGTGCTGTTGGGCGAGCCGATGGGCGGGGTCGAGTCGGTGGCGTTCGAGCTCATGTTGCCGGCCGGGGCGGCCCGGATGCCCGAAGGGGCCTGCGGTGCGGCCAACGTCATCTCGGACTGGGTCTTCCGGGGGGCCGGCGACCGCGACAACCGGCAGTTGGGCGACGCGCTGGACGGATTGGGTCTGCACCGCTCCGACTCGGTCGGCAGCTCGCACCTGTGCGTGGGCGCGGCGCTGGAGTCGAGCAATCTGGCCGAGGCGCTGACGCTGCATGCCGACGCCATCCTGCGGGCCCATCTGAGCGATGAGGAGTTTGCGCCGGCGCGGCAACTGGCCCTGGAAGGCGTTCTGGCCGTTGACGACGAGCCGCGACAGAAGGTGATGCTGGAATTGCGGAAGCGGTTCTATCCGGCCCCGCTGGGCCGCAGCACGCTGGGGGTGATCGAGGACCTCGAACGGCTCGATGCCGGCCGGGTCCGGGAGATTGTCAGGACGAGGTTCGATATCGGCCGGACGATTCTGTCGGTGGCGGGAAAGTACGATTTCGACGCTGTTTGTGGACAGGTGGAGAGTCTGTTTGGCGCCTGTGAGAGCCTCGATTCGGGAGCCGTTCGGGTCGGGACCCGGACGGGCGGGTACACGCACATTCCCAACGAGGGTGCGCAGGTCCACATCGGCGTGATGACCGATGCCGTACCGTTTACCGGCGATGACTATTACGACATCCGCGTGGCCACGTCGGTCCTGTCCGGCGGGATGAGCGCGCGATTGTTCACCGAGGTCCGGGAGAAACGCGGTCTCTGCTACGCCATCGGGGCGCGCTACCACAGCCTCAAGGACGCCGCCGGCATCATGTGCTACGCCGGGACGACACCCGACAAGGCCCAGGAGACCCTGGACGTCATCATCGCGGAGTTCCGGCGCCTGGCCGAGGGGATTGGCGACGAGGAGCTGGAACGCGCCAAGGTCGGGCTCAAGAGTTCGCTCATTATGCAGAGCGAGTCGTCCGGGAGCCGGGCCGGCGCGATCGGCAGCGACTACTACATGCTGGGCCGGGTCCGGCCTCTGGAGGAAATCAAGGAAAGGATCGATCGCACTACCGTCGATTCGATCGTGGAGGCTCTGAAGCGACAGCCCTTCGAGAGCTTCACCGTTGTGACCATCGGCCCCAGGGAGGTTCGTGTCGAGTAA
- a CDS encoding NUDIX hydrolase → MITEPNWLRWAKQLAALAQNGLTFSDNPYDIERYEHLREIAAEMMAEGFDLDRKSFLDLFAREEGYATPKVDVRGAAFRDGKILLVREALDGGWTLPGGWADPCQSPSEAVVREIFEESGFEARVRKLAAVYDRSRHPHLPAIPFHIYKLFFLCEITGGVAAESHETTGVAFFAENEIPHNLSISRTLPFQIARMFDHLRHPALPTDCD, encoded by the coding sequence ATGATCACAGAACCGAATTGGCTGCGATGGGCGAAGCAATTGGCCGCGTTGGCGCAGAACGGCCTGACCTTCTCCGACAATCCGTACGACATCGAACGCTACGAGCACCTTCGCGAGATCGCCGCCGAGATGATGGCCGAGGGGTTCGATCTCGACAGGAAGAGCTTCCTCGATCTGTTCGCGCGCGAAGAAGGATACGCCACGCCCAAGGTGGACGTGCGCGGCGCCGCCTTTCGCGACGGGAAGATCCTGCTGGTCCGCGAGGCCCTCGACGGCGGCTGGACGCTGCCCGGCGGCTGGGCCGACCCCTGCCAGAGCCCGTCGGAGGCGGTCGTCCGCGAGATCTTCGAAGAGTCCGGCTTCGAGGCCCGCGTCCGCAAGCTGGCCGCCGTCTACGACCGCAGCCGGCACCCGCACCTGCCCGCCATCCCCTTCCACATCTACAAGCTGTTCTTCCTTTGCGAGATCACCGGCGGCGTCGCTGCGGAAAGCCACGAGACCACCGGCGTCGCCTTCTTCGCCGAGAACGAGATCCCCCACAACCTGTCCATCTCGCGCACCCTGCCCTTCCAGATCGCCCGCATGTTCGACCACCTCCGCCACCCCGCCCTGCCCACCGACTGCGATTGA
- the rpsP gene encoding 30S ribosomal protein S16, with protein MAVRIRMTRMGRRHRPFFRINAMESRAPRDGRILEKLGHYDPLEKDAAKQIVLNRERVEFWLGQGATPSDTVAEVLLRHGIKTKYAEEKATRRAKARAIARKQGKLFTATERIVAEKKAKAEAEAKEAEAKAKAEAAKAAEAKAKAEAEAKAKAEAEAKAQAEAEAAKAAEAEAAATGEAAEAAAE; from the coding sequence ATGGCAGTACGCATCAGAATGACCCGCATGGGTCGCCGGCACAGGCCGTTTTTCCGTATCAACGCGATGGAGTCCCGCGCGCCCCGCGACGGGCGAATCCTTGAGAAGCTCGGGCATTACGACCCGCTCGAAAAGGACGCCGCCAAGCAGATCGTCCTGAACCGCGAACGCGTCGAGTTCTGGCTCGGCCAGGGCGCCACGCCCAGCGATACCGTCGCCGAGGTGCTGCTGCGCCACGGGATCAAGACGAAATACGCCGAGGAGAAGGCCACCCGACGCGCCAAGGCCAGGGCCATTGCCCGCAAGCAGGGCAAGCTGTTCACCGCCACCGAGCGGATCGTAGCCGAGAAGAAGGCCAAGGCCGAAGCCGAGGCCAAGGAAGCCGAGGCGAAAGCCAAGGCCGAAGCCGCCAAGGCGGCCGAAGCCAAGGCCAAAGCGGAGGCGGAAGCCAAGGCCAAGGCGGAAGCGGAAGCCAAGGCTCAGGCGGAGGCCGAGGCGGCCAAGGCCGCTGAAGCAGAAGCGGCCGCCACCGGCGAAGCGGCCGAAGCGGCTGCCGAGTAG
- the trmD gene encoding tRNA (guanosine(37)-N1)-methyltransferase TrmD: MRIDVLTLFPEMFASPLGHGIIRRAQEQGLVEIVLTNIRDFAIGEYRKVDDKPYGGGPGMVMMPGPVFDCFEHVQSLCPQPGRVILLTPQGAPFKQAKATELSAQDRLILIAGRYEGFDERIRIGLGAEQISIGDYVLNGGELAAMVVIDAVVRLLPGALGDEDSAKDDSFSNGLLEYPHYTRPETYRGMKVPDILLSGDHGKIAQWRRDQSLERTRQHRPDLLDDRASLR; the protein is encoded by the coding sequence ATGCGAATCGATGTCCTCACGCTCTTTCCGGAGATGTTCGCCTCTCCGCTGGGCCACGGGATCATCCGGCGGGCGCAGGAGCAGGGCCTCGTCGAGATCGTTTTGACGAATATCCGCGACTTTGCGATCGGCGAGTATCGCAAGGTCGATGACAAACCGTATGGCGGGGGCCCCGGCATGGTCATGATGCCGGGCCCCGTCTTCGATTGTTTCGAGCACGTCCAATCCCTGTGCCCCCAGCCCGGCCGGGTCATTCTGCTGACGCCGCAGGGCGCCCCCTTCAAGCAGGCCAAAGCCACCGAACTCAGCGCCCAGGACCGGCTGATCCTCATCGCCGGACGCTACGAAGGCTTCGACGAGCGCATCCGCATCGGCCTCGGCGCCGAGCAGATCTCCATCGGCGACTACGTCCTCAACGGCGGTGAACTGGCCGCGATGGTCGTTATCGACGCGGTGGTGCGCCTCTTGCCCGGCGCCCTCGGCGACGAGGACTCGGCCAAAGACGACTCATTCAGCAACGGCCTGCTCGAATACCCCCACTACACCCGCCCCGAGACCTATCGCGGCATGAAGGTCCCCGACATCCTCCTCTCCGGCGACCACGGCAAGATCGCCCAATGGCGACGCGACCAGTCCCTCGAACGCACCCGCCAACACCGCCCCGACCTGCTTGACGACAGGGCCAGCCTCCGGTAG